In one window of Candidatus Thermoplasmatota archaeon DNA:
- a CDS encoding DUF5678 domain-containing protein, translated as MVSEQEWFARHAKELKKYEGKYVAVIDDKIVASSPNAGEAIENARKAFPDKVSLLIYVPREKELEMLI; from the coding sequence ATGGTGAGTGAGCAAGAATGGTTTGCTAGACATGCCAAAGAATTAAAAAAATATGAAGGAAAGTATGTTGCAGTAATTGATGACAAAATTGTAGCATCTTCTCCAAATGCGGGCGAGGCAATTGAGAATGCTAGAAAAGCTTTTCCAGATAAAGTCTCCCTCCTCATATATGTGCCTAGAGAGAAAGAGTTAGAGATGCTAATATGA
- the ribC gene encoding riboflavin synthase, with translation MKKIGVVDTTFARYDMGRSAINELKNLGTKFKILRRTVPGIKDLPVACKKLFEEENCDLCMALGMPGKEEIDKQCAHEASQALLQVQLLTNKHVIEVFVYEWEAENEKELAKLADRRAREHALNAYKLLFKSEKLTKYAGKGLRQGYKDVGPLKE, from the coding sequence ATGAAAAAAATAGGCGTGGTTGACACAACTTTCGCTAGATATGATATGGGGAGGAGCGCTATTAACGAGTTGAAAAATCTAGGTACTAAATTCAAAATCCTGCGCCGCACAGTACCCGGAATAAAAGATTTGCCTGTTGCATGTAAAAAACTATTTGAGGAAGAGAATTGCGATCTTTGTATGGCGCTAGGTATGCCCGGAAAAGAGGAAATAGATAAGCAATGCGCTCATGAGGCTTCTCAAGCTTTGCTTCAAGTTCAATTACTCACTAACAAGCACGTAATTGAAGTTTTTGTCTACGAATGGGAAGCTGAGAATGAAAAAGAATTAGCAAAATTAGCAGACCGTAGAGCAAGAGAGCATGCTTTAAATGCTTATAAGTTATTATTCAAATCTGAAAAGTTAACGAAATACGCAGGCAAAGGGCTAAGGCAGGGTTATAAGGATGTAGGACCTTTAAAGGAGTGA
- the ribH gene encoding 6,7-dimethyl-8-ribityllumazine synthase has protein sequence MKIGIVVSEYNFDITYLMLERAKEHAKFLNAEIAEIIKTPGVLEIPLATKKLLARKDIDAVVTLGAVIEGETEHDEVIIQHAARKIVDLSLEYSKPVALGIGGPGMTRLQAQERIERAKEAVESVVKMCQRLKD, from the coding sequence ATGAAAATAGGAATAGTAGTAAGCGAGTACAACTTCGATATAACGTATCTAATGCTGGAGCGCGCTAAAGAGCATGCGAAGTTCTTGAATGCAGAGATTGCGGAAATAATAAAAACGCCAGGCGTTTTAGAAATTCCATTGGCTACCAAAAAATTGCTAGCGCGAAAAGATATCGATGCCGTTGTTACTTTGGGAGCTGTAATAGAGGGCGAAACTGAGCATGACGAGGTTATAATTCAGCATGCCGCTAGAAAAATAGTAGATTTAAGTCTAGAGTACAGCAAGCCTGTAGCGCTAGGCATAGGCGGTCCTGGGATGACTCGATTGCAAGCGCAGGAAAGAATTGAGAGGGCAAAAGAAGCTGTAGAGAGCGTTGTGAAAATGTGTCAGAGGCTGAAGGATTAG
- a CDS encoding HAD family hydrolase has product MSEAEGLVLFDLDGTFIDQRLTILECLNQVLKEYGTYYTLEELTPLIGTPLKDIIKRKLGSESLAQRLRERYKEIYIKNYLKNTKIHKGLVELCKELRSRKVKLGIITSKYGSITRRFLEDLKISELFDIVVGEGDAELKPSPAPVLYACKALKVSPKDCIVIGDTVQDIICGKRANCTTIAVLWGYGKKGELIKAKPDYVVSSQKELRKIVQNIFAKNKI; this is encoded by the coding sequence GTGTCAGAGGCTGAAGGATTAGTACTTTTCGACTTAGACGGAACTTTTATAGACCAGCGCCTTACAATATTAGAGTGCCTAAATCAAGTGCTAAAAGAGTACGGGACTTATTACACTTTAGAAGAGCTTACTCCTTTAATCGGCACACCTCTTAAAGATATTATTAAACGAAAGCTTGGATCTGAGAGCCTTGCACAGAGGCTTAGAGAGCGCTATAAAGAAATATATATCAAAAACTATCTTAAAAATACAAAAATTCACAAAGGACTTGTAGAATTGTGCAAAGAGCTGAGATCAAGAAAAGTCAAGTTAGGCATTATCACGTCAAAGTATGGGAGTATAACCAGAAGATTTTTAGAAGATTTAAAGATATCTGAGCTATTTGATATCGTTGTCGGAGAAGGTGATGCCGAGCTCAAGCCTTCACCAGCGCCCGTCTTGTACGCTTGCAAAGCATTGAAAGTCAGTCCTAAAGACTGTATTGTAATAGGCGATACTGTGCAGGATATAATCTGTGGTAAGAGAGCAAATTGTACCACAATAGCAGTTTTATGGGGCTACGGTAAAAAAGGCGAGCTTATCAAAGCAAAACCTGATTATGTCGTAAGTTCGCAGAAAGAGCTTAGAAAAATCGTTCAAAATATTTTTGCTAAGAATAAAATTTAA
- a CDS encoding DUF1616 domain-containing protein, which produces MVAILQAIVGLLLIFFLPGFTLVKALFPKKEALDKDLGTIYQIILGIGMSLVISIIVGTSLGSIALHEGRGEFTAPNIIIILSLITVIFFGIGIKRTAYPKLTRILCARKK; this is translated from the coding sequence ATGGTGGCAATACTACAAGCAATAGTAGGTCTTTTGCTGATTTTCTTCCTTCCTGGCTTTACTTTAGTCAAAGCGCTATTCCCTAAAAAAGAGGCTTTAGATAAGGATTTAGGAACCATTTACCAGATTATCCTAGGAATTGGTATGAGTCTCGTTATTAGTATTATCGTAGGTACTTCACTTGGATCCATAGCTTTACATGAAGGCAGGGGCGAATTTACAGCGCCTAATATTATAATTATACTTTCGCTCATTACTGTAATATTTTTTGGGATAGGCATAAAAAGGACTGCGTACCCAAAATTAACGAGAATACTATGCGCAAGGAAAAAATGA
- the pth2 gene encoding peptidyl-tRNA hydrolase Pth2, translating to MNNYKLAVVVRNDLKLSKGKLAVQVAHACVTCTVNAKAHKKEWLKKWYAEGQKKVVLKTGSLEELYILKSKAEEKALPTHLVTDAGLTELKPGTITCLGIGPAPNEIIDTVTGKLKLL from the coding sequence ATGAATAACTATAAACTTGCGGTTGTCGTTAGAAACGATTTGAAATTATCCAAAGGCAAATTAGCTGTACAAGTAGCTCATGCATGTGTTACTTGCACTGTTAATGCAAAAGCTCATAAAAAAGAATGGCTCAAAAAATGGTATGCAGAAGGTCAGAAGAAAGTAGTACTGAAAACAGGCTCTCTAGAAGAACTTTATATTCTCAAATCCAAAGCTGAAGAGAAGGCTCTGCCTACCCATCTAGTTACTGATGCAGGCTTAACCGAACTAAAGCCAGGTACTATTACATGCTTGGGTATAGGACCGGCGCCAAACGAAATTATAGATACTGTTACCGGTAAGCTGAAATTGCTATAG